A region from the Corylus avellana chromosome ca7, CavTom2PMs-1.0 genome encodes:
- the LOC132187632 gene encoding uncharacterized protein LOC132187632 isoform X2, with protein MFAKLLQKITAQQQSSQTTAQQQSPQITAQQQSPQHDVPQGSLTPADLGPRVTLHYGIPSTASILAFDPIQSLLAMGTLDGRIKVIGGDNIEALLISPKQLPFKNLEFLQNQGFLVSISNENEIQVWDLEHRQIASTLQWESNITSFSVIYGTPYMYIGCEFGMVSVLKYDAEGRRIIQLPYRVPTNIIAEAAGMPLPNHLSVVGVLHQPSCEGNRLLIAYANGLMILWDASEDRIVLVRGYTDLLLKDKTVVDCSKDTGHELSDDVSDDREVEKEISSFCWASNNGSVLAVGYIDGDIMFWNLSNAASFEDHKAEKSSNDVVKLQLSSSNKRLPVIVLHWAKNGSNNDCGGQLFVYGGDEVGSEEVLTILSLYWSSGIESMKCIGRVDLTLNGFADMVLLPSTSATEGRGMSLVVLTNPGKLQIYDDTCLSDLISKQGTKASAATVQYPMLIPTLDPIMTVAKLGLVYRNGKFSRVLSEIVSAAKLNAANTSDTRGTKWPLTGGVHSQLLETEDYRVERVYIAGYQDGSVRVWDATYPALSLIHILGSEVNGIKVAGTSASVSALDFCSDTLTLAIGNECGLVRLYELIRNSDETSLHFVTETVNEVHNMDQGDGPCCRAVFSLLNSRICALQFANFGSRLAVGFECGRVAVLDTSTLSFLFLTDCLSESCSPIISLTVKTLSDSNSLINITEVSESETPENLGKGLVFVMTRDAHLIVIDSVTFNMVTIQSMSPKKDSTAVSMHIIDGSNFIPETRKKHLSNSAQKSEAKSESAPTNLQSGITVHEVELDTPGETADFGQGLINLFLLLCCEDALLLYSLKSMIEGDSNSIWKANLAKPCCWSTTFKKDEKECGLAVLYQSGVIEIRSLPTLEVLGESSLMSILRWNFKTNMEKTMFSSDNGQIMLVNGYEFATVSLLASENDFRIPESLPSLHDKVLEAAVDASISLSPNEKNREDAAPGLLAGRIKSPEAGIEEHDVYLTEVHKSSFAHLESLFSSPPFLKPSTAVTDDQDSLELNLDDIKIDEPMELDISDLNIDDIKIDEPIELSASYHKSNNERIDKGTERERLFESSSNDRTPRLRTAEEVRAKYRNAGDASAAASHARDKLAERKEKLERLSQRTEELQNGAENFSSMASELAKTMERRKWWNI; from the exons ATGTTCGCCAAATTGCTTCAAAAGATCACCGCTCAGCAACAGTCTTCTCAG ACCACCGCTCAGCAACAGTCTCCTCAG ATCACTGCTCAGCAACAGTCTCCTCAG CATGATGTGCCTCAGGGAAGTCTGACACCCGCAGACTTGGGTCCACGCGTAACTCTTCACTATGGGATCCCATCTACTGCATCTATTCTTGCTTTCGACCCAATTCAAAGCCTGTTGGCAATGGGAACGCT GGATGGCAGGATAAAAGTGATTGGTGGTGACAATATAGAAGCGCTTCTTATATCTCCTAAGCAGCTGCCCTTTAAAAACTTAGAG TTCTTACAAAATCAAGGTTTTCTGGTCAGTATctcaaatgaaaatgaaattcag GTTTGGGATTTGGAACACAGGCAAATAGCTTCTACTTTACAGTGGGAGTCTAATATAACTTCTTTCTCTGTCATTTATGGCACACCTTACAT GTATATAGGATGTGAGTTTGGGATGGTGTCTGTGCTAAAGTATGATGCTGAAGGCAGAAGAATTATACAATTACCATATAGAGTTCCCACAAATATCATAGCTG AGGCAGCTGGGATGCCATTGCCTAATCATCTTTCTGTTGTCGGAGTTCTCCATCAACCTAGTTGCGAGGGAAATAG ATTGCTGATTGCATATGCGAATGGGTTGATGATACTATGGGATGCTTCTGAAGATCGTATTGTTCTTGTTAGAGGCTATACGGACCTCCTGTTAAAGGACAAAACAGTGGTTGATTGTTCAAAAGACACAGGACATGAGCTGTCTGATGATGTGTCAGATGATAGAGAAGTGGAGAAAGAGATAAGCTCTTTCTGTTGGGCATCTAATAATGGATCAGTTCTTGCTGTTGGCTACATAGATGGAGATATAATGTTTTGGAACTTATCAAATGCTGCCTCTTTCGAAGATCATAAAGCTGAAAAATCGTCTAATGATGTTGTTAAGCTACAATTATCGTCGAGCAACAAAAGACTCCCTGTCATTGTTTTACATTGGGCTAAAAATGGATCTAATAATGATTGTGGGGGCCAACTCTTTGTCTATGGCGGTGATGAAGTTGGATCTGAAGAAGTTCTGACG ATTTTGAGCCTATATTGGTCTTCTGGGATAGAAAGTATGAAATGCATTGGACGTGTAGACCTTACACTTAATGGCTTTGCGGATATGGTTCTATTACCAAGTACTAGTGCAACGGAGGGTAGAGGCATGTCTCTAGTTGTATTGACAAATCCTGGAAAATTGCAAATCTATGATGATACTTGCTTGTCTGACTTAATTTCTAAGCAAGGAACAAAGGCTTCTGCGGCTACAGTGCAGTATCCGATGCTCATACCCACTCTTGACCCAATCATGACTGTGGCAAAGCTTGGTTTGGTTTATAGAAATGGGAAGTTCTCAAGAGTTCTGTCTGAG aTTGTCTCAGCTGCAAAACTTAATGCTGCAAATACTTCAGATACAAGGGGTACAAAGTGGCCTCTGACTGGTGGTGTTCACAGTCAGCTTCTCGAGACTGAAGATTATCGTGTGGAGAGAGTATACATTGCAGGTTATCAAGATGGATCCGTTCGAGTATGGGATGCAACATATCCAGCCCTGTCGCTTATTCATATTTTAGGATCTGAG GTGAATGGTATCAAAGTTGCTGGTACAAGTGCATCGGTTTCAGCACTGGATTTCTGCTCTGACACTTTAACATTAGCCATTGGCAATGAATGTGGTCTG GTTCGCCTATACGAGCTAATAAGGAATTCAGATGAGACAAGTTTGCACTTTGTGACAGAAACTGTAAATGAAG TTCACAATATGGACCAAGGGGATGGGCCTTGCTGCAGAGCTGTATTTTCACTCCTCAATTCTCGTATATGTGCCCTACAGTTTGCAAACTTTGGATCAAGACTTGCCGTAGGATTTGAATGTGGCCGG GTTGCAGTGCTTGATACTAGTACATTATCATTTCTGTTCCTTACAGACTGTCTATCCGAATCATGTTCCCCTATAATTTCTCTCACTGTGAAGACACTTTCAGATTCTAACAGCTTAATAAATATTACTGAGGTCTCTGAATCTGAAACTCCAGAAAATCTTGGAAAGGGGCTAGTGTTTGTAATGACCAGGGATGCACATCTCATTGTCATAGATAGTGTGACTTTCAATATGGTTACCATTCAGTCAATGTCTCCAAAAAAGGATTCGACTGCAGTTTCTATGCACATTATAG ATGGGAGCAATTTTATCCCTGAAACGAGAAAAAAGCATTTGTCGAACTCAGCTCAGAAAAGTGAAGCTAAAAGTGAATCTGCACCAACTAATTTACAGTCTGGAATTACAGTGCATGAAGTTGAACTTGACACCCCTGGTGAAACTGCGGATTTTGGGCAGGGATTGATAAACTTATTCCTTTTACTTTGTTGTGAAGATGCATTGCTCTTATACTCTTTGAAGTCTATGATTGAG GGTGACAGTAACTCAATTTGGAAGGCGAATCTTGCAAAGCCATGTTGTTGGTCTACAACCTTCAAGAAAGATGAGAAAGAGTGTGGACTGGCTGTACTCTATCAGAGTGGAGTCATTGAGATAAG GTCTTTGCCAACTCTTGAAGTACTGGGAGAAAGCTCTTTAATGTCAATCCTAAGGTGGAACTTCAAGACTAACATGGAGAAGACAATGTTTTCTTCAGATAATGGGCAAATTATGCTG GTAAATGGGTACGAATTTGCTACAGTATCTCTGTTGGCCAGTGAAAATGACttcag GATTCCTGAGTCTCTGCCGAGTCTTCATGATAAGGTCCTTGAAGCTGCTGTAGATGCCTCCATCAGCTTATCTCCAAATGAGAAGAATAGAGAG GACGCTGCCCCTGGGCTTTTAGCTGGTAGGATTAAGAGCCCTGAAGCAGGTATAGAGGAGCACGATGTATATCTTACTGAAGTTCACAAGAGTAGCTTCGCACATTTAGAGAGCTTATTTTCAAGTCCCCCATTCTTAAAGCCTTCCACAGCAGTAACGGATGACCAAGACAGTTTGGAGCTAAACTTAG ATGATATTAAAATTGATGAACCCATGGAACTAGATATTTCGGATCTTAACATAG ATGATATTAAAATTGATGAACCCATAGAACTCTCAGCTTCATATCATAAGAGCAATAACGAAAGGATAG ATAAGGggacagagagggagagattatTTGAGAGTTCATCTAATGATAGAACGCCAAGACTGAGGACAGCAGAAGAAGTTAGGGCTAAATACAGAAATGCTGGG GATGCCTCTGCAGCAGCTTCACATGCAAGGGATAAGCTTGCAGAACGCAAAGAAAAACTGGAG aGACTCAGTCAACGCACTGAAGAATTGCAAAATGGGGCTGAGAACTTTTCATCAATGGCAAGTGAACTCGCAAAGACAATGGAACGTCGTAAATGGTGGAACATATGA
- the LOC132187632 gene encoding uncharacterized protein LOC132187632 isoform X1, translating into MFAKLLQKITAQQQSSQTTAQQQSPQITAQQQSPQHDVPQGSLTPADLGPRVTLHYGIPSTASILAFDPIQSLLAMGTLDGRIKVIGGDNIEALLISPKQLPFKNLEFLQNQGFLVSISNENEIQVWDLEHRQIASTLQWESNITSFSVIYGTPYMYIGCEFGMVSVLKYDAEGRRIIQLPYRVPTNIIAEAAGMPLPNHLSVVGVLHQPSCEGNRLLIAYANGLMILWDASEDRIVLVRGYTDLLLKDKTVVDCSKDTGHELSDDVSDDREVEKEISSFCWASNNGSVLAVGYIDGDIMFWNLSNAASFEDHKAEKSSNDVVKLQLSSSNKRLPVIVLHWAKNGSNNDCGGQLFVYGGDEVGSEEVLTILSLYWSSGIESMKCIGRVDLTLNGFADMVLLPSTSATEGRGMSLVVLTNPGKLQIYDDTCLSDLISKQGTKASAATVQYPMLIPTLDPIMTVAKLGLVYRNGKFSRVLSEIVSAAKLNAANTSDTRGTKWPLTGGVHSQLLETEDYRVERVYIAGYQDGSVRVWDATYPALSLIHILGSEVNGIKVAGTSASVSALDFCSDTLTLAIGNECGLVRLYELIRNSDETSLHFVTETVNEVHNMDQGDGPCCRAVFSLLNSRICALQFANFGSRLAVGFECGRVAVLDTSTLSFLFLTDCLSESCSPIISLTVKTLSDSNSLINITEVSESETPENLGKGLVFVMTRDAHLIVIDSVTFNMVTIQSMSPKKDSTAVSMHIIDGSNFIPETRKKHLSNSAQKSEAKSESAPTNLQSGITVHEVELDTPGETADFGQGLINLFLLLCCEDALLLYSLKSMIEGDSNSIWKANLAKPCCWSTTFKKDEKECGLAVLYQSGVIEIRSLPTLEVLGESSLMSILRWNFKTNMEKTMFSSDNGQIMLVNGYEFATVSLLASENDFRIPESLPSLHDKVLEAAVDASISLSPNEKNRETQDAAPGLLAGRIKSPEAGIEEHDVYLTEVHKSSFAHLESLFSSPPFLKPSTAVTDDQDSLELNLDDIKIDEPMELDISDLNIDDIKIDEPIELSASYHKSNNERIDKGTERERLFESSSNDRTPRLRTAEEVRAKYRNAGDASAAASHARDKLAERKEKLERLSQRTEELQNGAENFSSMASELAKTMERRKWWNI; encoded by the exons ATGTTCGCCAAATTGCTTCAAAAGATCACCGCTCAGCAACAGTCTTCTCAG ACCACCGCTCAGCAACAGTCTCCTCAG ATCACTGCTCAGCAACAGTCTCCTCAG CATGATGTGCCTCAGGGAAGTCTGACACCCGCAGACTTGGGTCCACGCGTAACTCTTCACTATGGGATCCCATCTACTGCATCTATTCTTGCTTTCGACCCAATTCAAAGCCTGTTGGCAATGGGAACGCT GGATGGCAGGATAAAAGTGATTGGTGGTGACAATATAGAAGCGCTTCTTATATCTCCTAAGCAGCTGCCCTTTAAAAACTTAGAG TTCTTACAAAATCAAGGTTTTCTGGTCAGTATctcaaatgaaaatgaaattcag GTTTGGGATTTGGAACACAGGCAAATAGCTTCTACTTTACAGTGGGAGTCTAATATAACTTCTTTCTCTGTCATTTATGGCACACCTTACAT GTATATAGGATGTGAGTTTGGGATGGTGTCTGTGCTAAAGTATGATGCTGAAGGCAGAAGAATTATACAATTACCATATAGAGTTCCCACAAATATCATAGCTG AGGCAGCTGGGATGCCATTGCCTAATCATCTTTCTGTTGTCGGAGTTCTCCATCAACCTAGTTGCGAGGGAAATAG ATTGCTGATTGCATATGCGAATGGGTTGATGATACTATGGGATGCTTCTGAAGATCGTATTGTTCTTGTTAGAGGCTATACGGACCTCCTGTTAAAGGACAAAACAGTGGTTGATTGTTCAAAAGACACAGGACATGAGCTGTCTGATGATGTGTCAGATGATAGAGAAGTGGAGAAAGAGATAAGCTCTTTCTGTTGGGCATCTAATAATGGATCAGTTCTTGCTGTTGGCTACATAGATGGAGATATAATGTTTTGGAACTTATCAAATGCTGCCTCTTTCGAAGATCATAAAGCTGAAAAATCGTCTAATGATGTTGTTAAGCTACAATTATCGTCGAGCAACAAAAGACTCCCTGTCATTGTTTTACATTGGGCTAAAAATGGATCTAATAATGATTGTGGGGGCCAACTCTTTGTCTATGGCGGTGATGAAGTTGGATCTGAAGAAGTTCTGACG ATTTTGAGCCTATATTGGTCTTCTGGGATAGAAAGTATGAAATGCATTGGACGTGTAGACCTTACACTTAATGGCTTTGCGGATATGGTTCTATTACCAAGTACTAGTGCAACGGAGGGTAGAGGCATGTCTCTAGTTGTATTGACAAATCCTGGAAAATTGCAAATCTATGATGATACTTGCTTGTCTGACTTAATTTCTAAGCAAGGAACAAAGGCTTCTGCGGCTACAGTGCAGTATCCGATGCTCATACCCACTCTTGACCCAATCATGACTGTGGCAAAGCTTGGTTTGGTTTATAGAAATGGGAAGTTCTCAAGAGTTCTGTCTGAG aTTGTCTCAGCTGCAAAACTTAATGCTGCAAATACTTCAGATACAAGGGGTACAAAGTGGCCTCTGACTGGTGGTGTTCACAGTCAGCTTCTCGAGACTGAAGATTATCGTGTGGAGAGAGTATACATTGCAGGTTATCAAGATGGATCCGTTCGAGTATGGGATGCAACATATCCAGCCCTGTCGCTTATTCATATTTTAGGATCTGAG GTGAATGGTATCAAAGTTGCTGGTACAAGTGCATCGGTTTCAGCACTGGATTTCTGCTCTGACACTTTAACATTAGCCATTGGCAATGAATGTGGTCTG GTTCGCCTATACGAGCTAATAAGGAATTCAGATGAGACAAGTTTGCACTTTGTGACAGAAACTGTAAATGAAG TTCACAATATGGACCAAGGGGATGGGCCTTGCTGCAGAGCTGTATTTTCACTCCTCAATTCTCGTATATGTGCCCTACAGTTTGCAAACTTTGGATCAAGACTTGCCGTAGGATTTGAATGTGGCCGG GTTGCAGTGCTTGATACTAGTACATTATCATTTCTGTTCCTTACAGACTGTCTATCCGAATCATGTTCCCCTATAATTTCTCTCACTGTGAAGACACTTTCAGATTCTAACAGCTTAATAAATATTACTGAGGTCTCTGAATCTGAAACTCCAGAAAATCTTGGAAAGGGGCTAGTGTTTGTAATGACCAGGGATGCACATCTCATTGTCATAGATAGTGTGACTTTCAATATGGTTACCATTCAGTCAATGTCTCCAAAAAAGGATTCGACTGCAGTTTCTATGCACATTATAG ATGGGAGCAATTTTATCCCTGAAACGAGAAAAAAGCATTTGTCGAACTCAGCTCAGAAAAGTGAAGCTAAAAGTGAATCTGCACCAACTAATTTACAGTCTGGAATTACAGTGCATGAAGTTGAACTTGACACCCCTGGTGAAACTGCGGATTTTGGGCAGGGATTGATAAACTTATTCCTTTTACTTTGTTGTGAAGATGCATTGCTCTTATACTCTTTGAAGTCTATGATTGAG GGTGACAGTAACTCAATTTGGAAGGCGAATCTTGCAAAGCCATGTTGTTGGTCTACAACCTTCAAGAAAGATGAGAAAGAGTGTGGACTGGCTGTACTCTATCAGAGTGGAGTCATTGAGATAAG GTCTTTGCCAACTCTTGAAGTACTGGGAGAAAGCTCTTTAATGTCAATCCTAAGGTGGAACTTCAAGACTAACATGGAGAAGACAATGTTTTCTTCAGATAATGGGCAAATTATGCTG GTAAATGGGTACGAATTTGCTACAGTATCTCTGTTGGCCAGTGAAAATGACttcag GATTCCTGAGTCTCTGCCGAGTCTTCATGATAAGGTCCTTGAAGCTGCTGTAGATGCCTCCATCAGCTTATCTCCAAATGAGAAGAATAGAGAG ACACAGGACGCTGCCCCTGGGCTTTTAGCTGGTAGGATTAAGAGCCCTGAAGCAGGTATAGAGGAGCACGATGTATATCTTACTGAAGTTCACAAGAGTAGCTTCGCACATTTAGAGAGCTTATTTTCAAGTCCCCCATTCTTAAAGCCTTCCACAGCAGTAACGGATGACCAAGACAGTTTGGAGCTAAACTTAG ATGATATTAAAATTGATGAACCCATGGAACTAGATATTTCGGATCTTAACATAG ATGATATTAAAATTGATGAACCCATAGAACTCTCAGCTTCATATCATAAGAGCAATAACGAAAGGATAG ATAAGGggacagagagggagagattatTTGAGAGTTCATCTAATGATAGAACGCCAAGACTGAGGACAGCAGAAGAAGTTAGGGCTAAATACAGAAATGCTGGG GATGCCTCTGCAGCAGCTTCACATGCAAGGGATAAGCTTGCAGAACGCAAAGAAAAACTGGAG aGACTCAGTCAACGCACTGAAGAATTGCAAAATGGGGCTGAGAACTTTTCATCAATGGCAAGTGAACTCGCAAAGACAATGGAACGTCGTAAATGGTGGAACATATGA
- the LOC132187632 gene encoding uncharacterized protein LOC132187632 isoform X3 — protein sequence MILWDASEDRIVLVRGYTDLLLKDKTVVDCSKDTGHELSDDVSDDREVEKEISSFCWASNNGSVLAVGYIDGDIMFWNLSNAASFEDHKAEKSSNDVVKLQLSSSNKRLPVIVLHWAKNGSNNDCGGQLFVYGGDEVGSEEVLTILSLYWSSGIESMKCIGRVDLTLNGFADMVLLPSTSATEGRGMSLVVLTNPGKLQIYDDTCLSDLISKQGTKASAATVQYPMLIPTLDPIMTVAKLGLVYRNGKFSRVLSEIVSAAKLNAANTSDTRGTKWPLTGGVHSQLLETEDYRVERVYIAGYQDGSVRVWDATYPALSLIHILGSEVNGIKVAGTSASVSALDFCSDTLTLAIGNECGLVRLYELIRNSDETSLHFVTETVNEVHNMDQGDGPCCRAVFSLLNSRICALQFANFGSRLAVGFECGRVAVLDTSTLSFLFLTDCLSESCSPIISLTVKTLSDSNSLINITEVSESETPENLGKGLVFVMTRDAHLIVIDSVTFNMVTIQSMSPKKDSTAVSMHIIDGSNFIPETRKKHLSNSAQKSEAKSESAPTNLQSGITVHEVELDTPGETADFGQGLINLFLLLCCEDALLLYSLKSMIEGDSNSIWKANLAKPCCWSTTFKKDEKECGLAVLYQSGVIEIRSLPTLEVLGESSLMSILRWNFKTNMEKTMFSSDNGQIMLVNGYEFATVSLLASENDFRIPESLPSLHDKVLEAAVDASISLSPNEKNRETQDAAPGLLAGRIKSPEAGIEEHDVYLTEVHKSSFAHLESLFSSPPFLKPSTAVTDDQDSLELNLDDIKIDEPMELDISDLNIDDIKIDEPIELSASYHKSNNERIDKGTERERLFESSSNDRTPRLRTAEEVRAKYRNAGDASAAASHARDKLAERKEKLERLSQRTEELQNGAENFSSMASELAKTMERRKWWNI from the exons ATGATACTATGGGATGCTTCTGAAGATCGTATTGTTCTTGTTAGAGGCTATACGGACCTCCTGTTAAAGGACAAAACAGTGGTTGATTGTTCAAAAGACACAGGACATGAGCTGTCTGATGATGTGTCAGATGATAGAGAAGTGGAGAAAGAGATAAGCTCTTTCTGTTGGGCATCTAATAATGGATCAGTTCTTGCTGTTGGCTACATAGATGGAGATATAATGTTTTGGAACTTATCAAATGCTGCCTCTTTCGAAGATCATAAAGCTGAAAAATCGTCTAATGATGTTGTTAAGCTACAATTATCGTCGAGCAACAAAAGACTCCCTGTCATTGTTTTACATTGGGCTAAAAATGGATCTAATAATGATTGTGGGGGCCAACTCTTTGTCTATGGCGGTGATGAAGTTGGATCTGAAGAAGTTCTGACG ATTTTGAGCCTATATTGGTCTTCTGGGATAGAAAGTATGAAATGCATTGGACGTGTAGACCTTACACTTAATGGCTTTGCGGATATGGTTCTATTACCAAGTACTAGTGCAACGGAGGGTAGAGGCATGTCTCTAGTTGTATTGACAAATCCTGGAAAATTGCAAATCTATGATGATACTTGCTTGTCTGACTTAATTTCTAAGCAAGGAACAAAGGCTTCTGCGGCTACAGTGCAGTATCCGATGCTCATACCCACTCTTGACCCAATCATGACTGTGGCAAAGCTTGGTTTGGTTTATAGAAATGGGAAGTTCTCAAGAGTTCTGTCTGAG aTTGTCTCAGCTGCAAAACTTAATGCTGCAAATACTTCAGATACAAGGGGTACAAAGTGGCCTCTGACTGGTGGTGTTCACAGTCAGCTTCTCGAGACTGAAGATTATCGTGTGGAGAGAGTATACATTGCAGGTTATCAAGATGGATCCGTTCGAGTATGGGATGCAACATATCCAGCCCTGTCGCTTATTCATATTTTAGGATCTGAG GTGAATGGTATCAAAGTTGCTGGTACAAGTGCATCGGTTTCAGCACTGGATTTCTGCTCTGACACTTTAACATTAGCCATTGGCAATGAATGTGGTCTG GTTCGCCTATACGAGCTAATAAGGAATTCAGATGAGACAAGTTTGCACTTTGTGACAGAAACTGTAAATGAAG TTCACAATATGGACCAAGGGGATGGGCCTTGCTGCAGAGCTGTATTTTCACTCCTCAATTCTCGTATATGTGCCCTACAGTTTGCAAACTTTGGATCAAGACTTGCCGTAGGATTTGAATGTGGCCGG GTTGCAGTGCTTGATACTAGTACATTATCATTTCTGTTCCTTACAGACTGTCTATCCGAATCATGTTCCCCTATAATTTCTCTCACTGTGAAGACACTTTCAGATTCTAACAGCTTAATAAATATTACTGAGGTCTCTGAATCTGAAACTCCAGAAAATCTTGGAAAGGGGCTAGTGTTTGTAATGACCAGGGATGCACATCTCATTGTCATAGATAGTGTGACTTTCAATATGGTTACCATTCAGTCAATGTCTCCAAAAAAGGATTCGACTGCAGTTTCTATGCACATTATAG ATGGGAGCAATTTTATCCCTGAAACGAGAAAAAAGCATTTGTCGAACTCAGCTCAGAAAAGTGAAGCTAAAAGTGAATCTGCACCAACTAATTTACAGTCTGGAATTACAGTGCATGAAGTTGAACTTGACACCCCTGGTGAAACTGCGGATTTTGGGCAGGGATTGATAAACTTATTCCTTTTACTTTGTTGTGAAGATGCATTGCTCTTATACTCTTTGAAGTCTATGATTGAG GGTGACAGTAACTCAATTTGGAAGGCGAATCTTGCAAAGCCATGTTGTTGGTCTACAACCTTCAAGAAAGATGAGAAAGAGTGTGGACTGGCTGTACTCTATCAGAGTGGAGTCATTGAGATAAG GTCTTTGCCAACTCTTGAAGTACTGGGAGAAAGCTCTTTAATGTCAATCCTAAGGTGGAACTTCAAGACTAACATGGAGAAGACAATGTTTTCTTCAGATAATGGGCAAATTATGCTG GTAAATGGGTACGAATTTGCTACAGTATCTCTGTTGGCCAGTGAAAATGACttcag GATTCCTGAGTCTCTGCCGAGTCTTCATGATAAGGTCCTTGAAGCTGCTGTAGATGCCTCCATCAGCTTATCTCCAAATGAGAAGAATAGAGAG ACACAGGACGCTGCCCCTGGGCTTTTAGCTGGTAGGATTAAGAGCCCTGAAGCAGGTATAGAGGAGCACGATGTATATCTTACTGAAGTTCACAAGAGTAGCTTCGCACATTTAGAGAGCTTATTTTCAAGTCCCCCATTCTTAAAGCCTTCCACAGCAGTAACGGATGACCAAGACAGTTTGGAGCTAAACTTAG ATGATATTAAAATTGATGAACCCATGGAACTAGATATTTCGGATCTTAACATAG ATGATATTAAAATTGATGAACCCATAGAACTCTCAGCTTCATATCATAAGAGCAATAACGAAAGGATAG ATAAGGggacagagagggagagattatTTGAGAGTTCATCTAATGATAGAACGCCAAGACTGAGGACAGCAGAAGAAGTTAGGGCTAAATACAGAAATGCTGGG GATGCCTCTGCAGCAGCTTCACATGCAAGGGATAAGCTTGCAGAACGCAAAGAAAAACTGGAG aGACTCAGTCAACGCACTGAAGAATTGCAAAATGGGGCTGAGAACTTTTCATCAATGGCAAGTGAACTCGCAAAGACAATGGAACGTCGTAAATGGTGGAACATATGA
- the LOC132188137 gene encoding gibberellin 2-beta-dioxygenase 1 codes for MYLYEGGHFFINYKLALLQLARLNNIYKSFTYIVTSSTHKQQQQLPNMYGATAAPPPTPSTQSDNLLATSDAADALSRLLHRLPSPTLSLPTRRSPPPTCPPIVSLSGDQNPSTTITHDALQLGFFQVTDHTIPSQLACSAESESLALFDLPRDKKESCFPKNWPLGYEGGDDEDGDGLGESFRLDSSCSTESSTEFSLDSLREFTRALQKLGLRIIELLSRAVGFENPVGEDPSRFCSLMWISEGVPGNKTVLSGGFYPYIVGLHYQIRNQKYSLPADSGWVPVSPQVDSVMITLGDIAHVWSNGKLKKVRGRAVGHLGDANNSRCISMSLLITLPMDSEVCPLIIPKAICGDDEKDEQIEGSTGEEEGKLFNSFCFEDYAWRVYHERLIFKDPLHRYRI; via the exons atgtATCTCTACGAGGGTGGGcatttctttataaattataagcTTGCCCTGTTGCAACTTGCACGgttaaataatatatacaaaTCTTTCACATACATCGTGACCTCTTCAACTCACAAGCAACAACAACAGCTACCAAACATGTACGGCGCCACCGCAGCCCCGCCACCTACGCCATCAACGCAATCCGACAACCTCCTTGCCACGTCAGACGCCGCCGACGCGCTCTCCAGGCTCCTCCACCGCCTCCCCTCGCCTACTCTCTCCCTCCCCACTCGCCGCTCACCTCCCCCCACGTGTCCACCCATAGTCTCTCTCTCCGGTGATCAAAACCCCTCCACTACTATCACCCACGACGCCCTCCAACTCGGGTTCTTCCAAGTCACCGACCATACGATCCCTTCCCAACTCGCTTGCTCGGCCGAGTCAGAATCGCTCGCTCTCTTTGACCTTCCTCGGGACAAAAAAGAGTCATGTTTTCCCAAGAACTGGCCTCTGGGTTACGAAGGTGGCGATGACGAAGACGGGGACGGACTCGGCGAGTCGTTCCGCTTGGACTCCTCGTGTTCTACTGAGTCGTCAACCGAGTTTTCCTTGGACTCTTTGCGCGAGTTCACTCGCGCTCTGCAGAAGCTCGGGCTGAGGATCATCGAGCTGCTTTCGAGAGCAGTGGGGTTTGAGAATCCTGTGGGGGAGGATCCGTCCCGGTTTTGTTCGTTGATGTGGATTTCCGAGGGCGTACCCGGGAATAAAACGGTCTTGTCGGGTGGGTTTTACCCGTATATAGTGGGTTTACATTATCAAATCAGGAACCAGAAGTATTCGCTGCCGGCGGATTCGGGTTGGGTTCCTGTTTCGCCACAAGTGGATTCAGTCATGATCACGCTTGGCGACATTGCTCAC GTGTGGAGCAATGGGAAGTTAAAGAAAGTGAGAGGGAGAGCAGTGGGGCATTTGGGAGATGCCAACAACTCACGCTGCATATCAATGTCGCTGCTGATCACTCTCCCTATGGACAGTGAAGTCTGTCCCCTCATCATCCCCAAGGCAATATGTGGCGATGACGAAAAAGATGAACAAATTGAAGGCAGCACGGGCGAGGAAGAAGGGAAATTGTTCAACTCCTTCTGTTTCGAGGACTATGCGTGGAGGGTCTACCATGAACGCCTTATCTTCAAAGACCCACTTCACAGATACCGTATCTga